From a region of the Castor canadensis chromosome 7, mCasCan1.hap1v2, whole genome shotgun sequence genome:
- the Ch25h gene encoding cholesterol 25-hydroxylase, whose product MSCHNGSELQVFSSSGQLFLQPFWDRVKTWEALTRSPFFPVVFSITTYMGFCLPFVVLDVLYPWVPALRRYKIHPEFLPSALQLLPCLGQTLYQHVVFVFPVTLLHWARTPALLPPEAPELLELVRHVVFCLLLFDTEVFVWHVLHHKVPWLYRTFHKVHHQNSSSFALATQYMSIWELFSLGFFDIVNVTLLECHPLTILTFHVVNIWLSVEDHSGYDFPWSTHRLVPFGWYGGVAHHDLHHSQFNCNFAPYFTHWDKILGTLRLAPLPARLCGCDRCPSDQGLRCILHLNQEKNT is encoded by the coding sequence ATGAGCTGCCACAACGGCTCCGAGCTCCAGGTCTTTAGCAGCTCCGGCCAGCTGTTCCTGCAGCCTTTCTGGGACCGCGTGAAGACCTGGGAGGCGCTCACTCGGTCCCCCTTCTTCCCGGTGGTCTTCTCCATCACCACCTACATGGGATTCTGCTTGCCCTTCGTGGTGTTGGACGTCCTGTATCCCTGGGTGCCCGCGTTGCGGCGCTACAAGATCCACCCAGAGTTTTTGCCGTCTGCACTGCAGCTGCTGCCCTGCCTGGGGCAGACGCTCTACCAGCACGTGGTGTTCGTGTTCCCGGTGACTCTGCTGCATTGGGCCCGCACCCCCGCGCTGCTGCCGCCCGAAGCCCCCGAGCTGCTGGAGCTGGTGCGCCATGTCGTGTTCTGCTTGCTGCTCTTCGACACCGAAGTCTTCGTGTGGCACGTGCTGCACCACAAGGTGCCTTGGCTGTATCGCACCTTTCACAAGGTGCACCACCAGAACTCGTCCTCGTTCGCGCTGGCGACGCAGTACATGAGCATCTGGGAACTGTTTTCCTTGGGATTCTTTGACATAGTGAACGTCACGCTGCTTGAGTGCCACCCGCTCACTATCCTCACCTTCCACGTTGTCAACATCTGGCTGTCGGTGGAGGACCACTCAGGCTATGACTTCCCGTGGTCCACTCACAGACTGGTGCCTTTCGGATGGTATGGAGGCGTGGCACACCACGACCTTCATCACTCTCAATTTAACTGCAACTTTGCTCCTTACTTCACACACTGGGACAAAATACTGGGCACTCTGCGGCTTGCGCCACTCCCAGCTAGGTTGTGTGGCTGTGACAGATGTCCTTCAGACCAGGGACTGCGGTGCATTTTGCACTTGAATCAGGAGAAAAACACCTGA